In candidate division WOR-3 bacterium, the genomic stretch GAAAAATGCCAAAGCAGTATATGTCGTTTTTGAAGATGAATATCCACCGTTTCTACAAGCCCAGCAGGAAACAATCAAAAAATATGAAGAGCGTGGTGGAAGAATCGCATTCGCATCCCATGAAGTTTTGTGGTACTCCTGGCAGTATAGTTCCAATAAATCATACGATAGCACCTGGTGCAAGAATTACCTGCAAGCAAGATACAAAGCAGATCTCACAAGTACCGGGACTTTTAATATTTATGGTGTGAGTGGTGATCCGATAAGTGGACCGTATGCTGAAAACCCGGTGAGCTATACTCCCCATCGGACTGGTGCTGCGGCTGATTCATTTGATGTCGTGCCTACACCGCCCAACGGTTGGGATCCGGGTGGGACATCTTCGGTAGTCTGGCGCTGGAATGCATCAAACGGAGGCAGGGTTGGAGTGAAATGGGAATCGGGCAACAATCATGGTACAATTGGTGATGGCATATGGGGTGGTTATAAGACACGCACAATCTATAATGGATTTTCAATCACCCAGATGGATACTACAAAACTACCAGAGATTCTAAACAATCAATTTATCTGGCTCATTGGGCATGACCATCCGGATGTAGAAATATCTTCACCAATCGGTGGGCAGGTATACACCTCAAGCCCGATTAACATTGTTTGGAATGCAACCGCTTATGGTGGCGCACAGATCGATACCACCTGGATTGAATATTCATCAGATGGAGGTTCAATCTGGAATTTGGTCGCTGCTGGGACTAATCTCACCCCTCCTTATGCGTGGAATGTGAGCACATTGCCTAACGGTAATAAATATCGTGTTCGGGTGACAGTCAATGATAAAAATGTCTATCCATCTTTAAAAGGTTTTGCGGAAACCGCCAATTTCCGAATTGCGATTCCGGGTAATGATAATATCGGTCCCAAGATCCTCGCAAACTCAATAATCGTTGCTAATAACCCCAAATTTGTTACCACAACTGATACCATATTGTCCTTTACTGCAGTAGTTAGCGATTCCGATGCCGGATTTTCAACGATTAGCGCTGCAAGTTATATCGTCAAAAGTCCAAATTCATCGAGTGGCGAGGTGGCGATGCAGGCCTTGGATGGATCCTGGGATGAAGTCGCAGAAGAGGTAATCGGTAACATTAGACTTATCTATACTCCAAATACGGTGCGCATCTGTTCCCTCTTTGTGCGGGGTCGTGATAGCGGGTCCAACTGGGGCGTCTGGTTATACCGGACATTTACCTTGATTAATGGTGATATTCGACCGGTTGGAGTTGAAGAAGTAGCATCAATACCCACTGCCTATCATCTGGCTCAACCCCTGCCTAATCCAGGCAAAGGAATGATTCGCTTTGATTATGCAATTCCCAAAGAAGCCAAGGTGGATATAAAAATTTATAATTGTCTCGGGCAGGTTGTGCGGACACTCGTGGATGAAGAAAAAGAACCCGGATATTATAAGATATACTGGAACGGAAGGGATGATAAGGGTAAGGCACTTACGGCAGGGATTTATTTTTGCCGAATGACCGCAGAAGAATTTGTTGATACCCGGAAGATAATCTTATTGAAGTAAATTTTTGGTGGGATGCCCGCAGGCATCCCACCCTTTTTATAAATTTTTAAAAACCCATGT encodes the following:
- a CDS encoding FlgD immunoglobulin-like domain containing protein — encoded protein: KNAKAVYVVFEDEYPPFLQAQQETIKKYEERGGRIAFASHEVLWYSWQYSSNKSYDSTWCKNYLQARYKADLTSTGTFNIYGVSGDPISGPYAENPVSYTPHRTGAAADSFDVVPTPPNGWDPGGTSSVVWRWNASNGGRVGVKWESGNNHGTIGDGIWGGYKTRTIYNGFSITQMDTTKLPEILNNQFIWLIGHDHPDVEISSPIGGQVYTSSPINIVWNATAYGGAQIDTTWIEYSSDGGSIWNLVAAGTNLTPPYAWNVSTLPNGNKYRVRVTVNDKNVYPSLKGFAETANFRIAIPGNDNIGPKILANSIIVANNPKFVTTTDTILSFTAVVSDSDAGFSTISAASYIVKSPNSSSGEVAMQALDGSWDEVAEEVIGNIRLIYTPNTVRICSLFVRGRDSGSNWGVWLYRTFTLINGDIRPVGVEEVASIPTAYHLAQPLPNPGKGMIRFDYAIPKEAKVDIKIYNCLGQVVRTLVDEEKEPGYYKIYWNGRDDKGKALTAGIYFCRMTAEEFVDTRKIILLK